One window from the genome of Cryptomeria japonica chromosome 6, Sugi_1.0, whole genome shotgun sequence encodes:
- the LOC131876524 gene encoding uncharacterized mitochondrial protein AtMg00860-like, translated as MEVQSLYAKASKCEFGMTEILYLGHIIGVDGVKVHQEKIQAILEWPPLKSIYELRGFLGLCSYYRRFVCGFSQLASPLTDLTKNGAFLWSEGAQLAFDKLKNATSSCPVLALPDFTQPFVLECDALGQGIGVVLMQNRHSIAYESRKLRDTERLYSTYDKEMLAIMHALAKFRHYLVGTRFVVRTDHNSLKYFLEQKDLNERQQKWVPQTYNMNRQQQEG; from the exons ATGGAGGTTCAATCACTTTATGCAAAAGCCTCTAAGTGTGAATTTGGGATGACAGAGATCTTATATCTGGGACATATCATTGGCGTTGATGGTGTGAAGGTGCATCAAGAAAAGATTCAAGCAATCTTAGAATGGCCACCACTTAAAAGCATATATGAGTTGAGAGGCTTCTTGGGGTTGTGTTCATATTACAGGAGGTTTGTGTGTGGATTTTCACAGTTAGCCTCTCCATTAACGGACTTAACTAAGAATGGTGCATTCTTATGGTCAGAAGGTGCACAGTTAGCTTTTGATAAGCTTAAAAATGCTACGAGTTCATGTCCAGTGTTGGCATTACCAGATTTCACGCAACCATTTGTATTGGAGTGTGATGCATTGGGACAAGGAATTGGTGTAGTGTTAATGCAGAACAGGCATTCGATCGCATATGAGAGCAGAAAGTTGCGGGACACTGAGAGACTCTATTCCACATATGATAAGGAGATGCTAGCAATCATGCATGCACTAGCTAAGTTCAGGCACTACTTGGTAGGGACTCGTTTCGTAGTGCGAACAGATCATAACAGTCTCAAGTATTTTCTCGAGCAGAAGGATTTGAATGAGCggcaacaaaaatgg GTGCCACAAACTTACAATATGAATCGCCAACAGCAAGAAGGATGA